A stretch of Geobacter sp. DNA encodes these proteins:
- the yhbY gene encoding ribosome assembly RNA-binding protein YhbY: MLTGKQKRYLRALGHSLKPVITIGKGEVSEAVTSETDAALDAHELIKVKLLESCLMDRHEVADLLAEACRAEIAQLLGRTVLLYRASREPKIVLPAPGKPTR, from the coding sequence ATGCTGACCGGAAAACAGAAACGCTATCTGCGTGCACTCGGGCACAGTCTCAAACCCGTCATCACTATCGGCAAGGGAGAGGTCAGTGAAGCAGTTACCTCGGAAACCGACGCTGCCCTGGATGCACATGAGCTGATCAAGGTGAAGCTGCTGGAAAGTTGCCTTATGGACCGTCACGAAGTTGCGGATCTCCTTGCCGAAGCCTGCCGGGCAGAGATTGCCCAACTGCTCGGCAGAACAGTCCTCCTCTATCGCGCGTCACGGGAGCCGAAAATCGTTTTACCAGCCCCCGGAAAACCGACACGCTGA
- a CDS encoding deoxyguanosinetriphosphate triphosphohydrolase, with the protein MERPDLAPYASCSALSRGRKYPEELRDSRPAFERDRDRIIHCAAFRRLEYKTQVFVNHEGDYYRTRLTHSLEVAQIGKAIARRLRLNEELTEALALAHDLGHTPFGHTGEEVLNRLMETHGGFEHNLQSLRVIDELEERYPGFNGLNLSWEVREGIIKHSSPYDRPAGIIDDFMPGIVPTLEAQLINFADEIAYNNHDIDDGLKSGYLTLKQLRHVDLWQEMYETVSARYPDIDEDRIKCQTISALIGYFITDLTSTTMHNLHEYSISSIDDLRRVNRQVVTLSPALSEKNRQLKRFLYENLYRHYKVERMRVKAERYLSMLFDTYAKHPTLLPKKHVRKMDHMGRERVICDYIAGMTDRFALDEFKRLFEPYERV; encoded by the coding sequence ATGGAACGGCCGGACCTGGCACCGTATGCATCCTGCAGCGCCCTGTCGCGTGGCCGCAAATACCCGGAAGAGCTCCGGGACAGCAGACCCGCCTTCGAACGCGACCGGGACCGGATCATCCACTGTGCCGCCTTCAGACGACTTGAATACAAGACCCAGGTCTTTGTCAACCATGAGGGTGACTACTACCGTACCCGCCTGACCCATTCACTGGAAGTTGCCCAGATCGGCAAGGCGATCGCGAGACGGCTGCGGCTCAACGAAGAATTGACCGAAGCGCTCGCTCTGGCTCATGACCTGGGTCACACCCCGTTCGGCCATACCGGCGAGGAGGTGCTGAACCGTCTCATGGAAACACATGGCGGTTTCGAGCACAACCTGCAGTCGCTACGTGTCATCGACGAACTGGAAGAACGGTATCCGGGGTTCAATGGGCTCAACCTGTCGTGGGAGGTGCGCGAGGGGATCATCAAGCATTCATCCCCCTACGACCGGCCTGCCGGTATCATCGATGATTTCATGCCCGGCATCGTGCCGACCCTTGAAGCGCAATTGATCAATTTTGCCGACGAGATCGCCTACAACAACCACGACATCGATGACGGCCTGAAATCCGGGTATCTGACCCTGAAGCAGCTTCGCCACGTCGATCTCTGGCAGGAAATGTATGAGACTGTCAGCGCCCGCTATCCGGACATCGACGAAGACCGCATCAAATGCCAGACCATCAGCGCCCTGATCGGCTACTTCATCACCGACCTGACCTCGACCACCATGCACAACCTGCATGAATACTCCATTTCATCCATCGATGACCTGCGCCGGGTCAACCGCCAGGTGGTGACCTTGAGTCCCGCCCTTTCCGAGAAAAACAGACAGCTCAAGCGTTTTCTCTACGAGAACCTCTACCGTCACTACAAGGTCGAACGGATGCGGGTCAAGGCCGAGCGATACCTCAGCATGCTCTTTGACACCTACGCAAAACACCCTACCCTGCTGCCGAAGAAGCATGTCAGGAAGATGGATCATATGGGCAGGGAGCGGGTGATCTGCGATTATATTGCCGGCATGACCGACCGCTTTGCACTGGATGAGTTTAAACGGCTTTTCGAGCCATACGAGCGGGTATAG
- a CDS encoding fructose-bisphosphate aldolase has product MPKQLLDFVPSVVRDRLGTENTVCLLSGQDVFLGLCHERMIVMAANPRISHVIPGIMRAAQELDAVVAFELTRTEGGIDGGYTGQTPESFSTTVLSYAEACGFTKPFIIHADHVTIRDTSADELQAAQQLIEAQLAAGFTSYALDASFNPLSDNISIIQHLARPITEKNFGLEVELGEVSTVGSNSTLTEVAEARDFLSSLVGKGIRPHLLAIDNGSKSGNYLDGQIVSIDLERTGEIFALAREFGLAGLVQHGITGTPLRIVGRLADFGIRKGNIGTLWQNVAHAGLPVELMDAMRTWSKENGRDIKYATAVFKAEIDAIPQENIQLIQEMAYREAREFLKAFHAQGSASKLAASLGKRR; this is encoded by the coding sequence ATGCCGAAACAACTCCTCGACTTCGTTCCATCCGTTGTCCGTGACCGGTTGGGCACTGAAAACACTGTCTGCCTGTTGTCCGGACAGGATGTATTCCTCGGTCTGTGCCATGAGCGGATGATCGTCATGGCAGCCAACCCCCGCATCTCTCATGTCATCCCCGGCATCATGCGTGCCGCACAAGAACTCGACGCCGTTGTCGCCTTCGAACTCACCAGAACCGAAGGAGGGATTGACGGCGGCTACACCGGGCAGACTCCCGAAAGTTTCAGCACAACGGTCCTGTCATATGCCGAGGCATGCGGCTTTACTAAACCGTTCATCATCCACGCTGACCACGTCACCATCAGAGACACGTCTGCAGATGAGCTGCAGGCAGCGCAGCAGCTCATCGAAGCACAGCTTGCCGCCGGGTTCACGTCCTATGCTCTCGATGCGTCATTCAATCCCCTGAGCGACAACATCTCCATCATCCAGCATCTTGCCAGACCGATCACCGAGAAGAATTTCGGACTTGAGGTGGAACTGGGTGAAGTTTCCACCGTGGGAAGCAACTCCACCCTCACCGAAGTGGCAGAGGCACGCGATTTCCTCTCCAGCCTGGTGGGAAAGGGGATACGGCCCCATCTGCTGGCGATCGATAATGGCTCCAAAAGCGGAAACTACCTGGACGGCCAGATTGTCAGCATCGATCTGGAACGGACCGGCGAGATATTCGCCCTGGCGCGCGAATTCGGTCTTGCAGGCCTGGTCCAACATGGCATCACCGGCACACCGCTCCGTATCGTCGGTCGCCTTGCCGACTTCGGCATCCGTAAGGGGAACATCGGCACCCTCTGGCAGAATGTTGCCCATGCAGGATTGCCTGTAGAGCTCATGGATGCCATGCGCACATGGTCAAAGGAAAACGGTCGCGACATCAAATATGCGACCGCCGTCTTCAAAGCGGAGATCGATGCAATTCCGCAGGAAAATATCCAGCTGATCCAGGAAATGGCATACCGGGAAGCGCGTGAATTCCTCAAAGCATTCCATGCCCAGGGTAGTGCCTCCAAGCTGGCGGCCTCCTTGGGAAAACGCAGATGA